The following is a genomic window from Rutidosis leptorrhynchoides isolate AG116_Rl617_1_P2 chromosome 8, CSIRO_AGI_Rlap_v1, whole genome shotgun sequence.
ctgtttcaaaatgtttatcaatggaattagaagataagatcaaatgattgaattatcagatatattgaattatgattacaagtctctgttgaaaggcccacgttgatttgagaaatctttccattttaataatattcggaaaatggtaaagtgatttataaataagaataaattgtcaatcattgagaactagaaaaaggatagtggaagattgaatctcataaagactcgattgatctatttagtttccaacgtacaaaaacgttttcagtttaaaaagaactttattattaaaacgtatataacttttataaatatctagaaccacttttgacaactcattacttaactagtatgataaagataacgatatttatatttatattttattttattaaatatatataacgatttaaattaatattatatatatttatacgcgtattatacgtacatagttttatacttttacaatacttaaactttacctttattttatttttactttactttaactttaataattcactttaataattcatactttaataattcactttaataattcatactttaataattcactttaataattcactttaataattcactttaataattcatactttaataattcactttaataattcaaaaatctattataaatagaattcaataggtttcattatttcatagaaacttgaaaatatttttctctaaactctctcaatcgatttacatatatatatttactccgtattatttcaagatattattagtatacataaaatattacgacggagtgctgtccgagtgatttcgaaattgtttttcgagtaggataggattaaggaaattatgggttatagctatggaggtgattgagtatggttcatgggtatgctcatgaggtcaatatagtgtttatcatttccgttgcgtctacgtacctttctacaatattgaatctcaatattgatacgtgagtactcataatttaacttttacatactaatagtgtatccctgactagtgctcgagtatttaggattatgcatgcttgtacttttgatattgcccttagacaggttaggttgaatattgaattagttacacttgcggttgagataaggtataagatatgcatgtctttggaaagctagcgaaaaattaagaacttttcctttagatatcgaatggtttcgatgaacggattagaagttataatcaattgaattttcgatatttttattaaaaatgattattattatcgtcgtttttatcgtcgttctagttttatcttattattatcattattattatctttatcaataaaagggatttatcattaaaaattgttattttttttattattactatcgttattatcgttaaagttataattagtattattattattatccaattattattattattattattattattattattattagtattattattattattattattattattattattattattattattattattattattattattattattattattatcattattaatatatatatcattatttaaaaatggttattgttattgttattattattattactatattttcattaagataattattagtattatcgttaataatgttatagtaactatcattattaatattagtgtaattaaaacaaatatttgtaacacctaattattttgattactattattattattattatgaacacgatataaaagacgattaaaaactattaaacgaaacgattaggaagtaatgagtaagagtatcatgatgaaattaaatattataagatattgatttagataaaattatcgttcttattatttttatcattactattattattaaaagtatcgttagtattaaaactatcattttaataaaaattatcattttaatagaaatgtcattgttactataaaatatcattattatttttattttaaatagaattattattttaaagataatattaaaaattatcgtaaatattaaagttatcataattagaattatcgttttatcataatgttatcttagtaattataaatattgatatttttataataattattattattacaaaataatataacttttacttactatcattatagatattattttatcaaataaatatgtgatacaaacatattttactacgtgtaataacttactttaataatacctatcatattatctttatgattttaaatgaaccctataaattttattacttaatatatataaaagtatattttattgcataaatttaatataaaattttatttattaataaataaattatattattactctaataaatcttttaaaaatatttaaaaatataaaacgacgatatttaaactatatattaatcatgtatagatttttggaaattattttgagtcaaatttacttttgttgacttttgcatattagtctcgagcattaggattgtgatacactatgacttgacctaatttgttagacaaaaatCCCTGTTTTAATTGCAGTAGAATGTTTCTTTTATGTTATTTGGGGTTACAATTTATGTTGTTTTTGTTGaatggatattattaatattaaattgcaTCTTAATTAGTAACTACTACTAGTTATATGCGTTGTACTCGTAACTATTTGGGCTACGATCTATGTTATTATTTTTTATTCTTTTAGTACTAAGTTCTTCAATGATTTGTTCATCATAGTTAAAATAATAGAAACATACAAATTTACCCTCACCTGCATTATACATGTGAGGGGTTAACCCTTAAATTTTAACTAGAGTTAGGTTGGAGTGCCAACCATCACGATAGTTAAGCAAAGGTGAGGAATCAACCAGAGGCGAAACTAAGATTTTTTTCACTGggggtaaatttttttttttaaaccatagcaatttttttggacaaaatttaaaGATTTTGAGGTAAAaattgaagattttggggcaaaatttgaagaattTGGAGCAAAAGTTAGAGAATTtgaggcaaaatttgaagattttggagcAAAACATGTAAGTTTGGGGGAAAAAAAATCTACCGAgtcaaagtcgaaaaacccaaaattaagtcgaaaaatccaaaatttttacactcaAATTTTTTTTTACTGGGATCAGCCGCCCCCGTCACCACACTTTCGCCCCCGGGTATCAACTATGCAAACAAATAAGTTTAAGTGTTACGATGGAAATGTCAACTATCTGTAATTAactccttttcctttttcttttccgGCTTGCATCAAGCCGTGGTCGTCGTCCGCAACCATTGTCGGTGTCACAAGACCTAAATACGAAAACAACATCAAGCGACAGCAAACCGAAATGGGTTACAACAAGTCCAGGAAGTACAAAGCTCAATCCAGTCGAACACCTCAACCAAATTGGTACTTCCAGTTCCACTCACTACTTTTTTAATTTCTTTATAATttcattaaaattaattaaattaaaattcaTTCCGTTTCCCACATATACTCTTCATCATAATCTTACTTTTTTCTCCAGTGAAGATGAATCTCTTCCTGCTCATCCAGGTAACCTTTTTTTAGCCTtattagtatttatttatttacatttattatttattattaatattatgttaaaaAGAATATTTTCTTTATGTATTTCTTAATTCTTAATGATACAGAATCCGAAGAAGACTCACCAGTTGTATCTAAAATTCAGCTAGCCATGTGGGTATGTTTGTTACTTAATGTCACTAATTATAAACCCTTCTGTTTGATGTTGTTTTTACTAAAAACTTTTTAGTATAGATAACATCAAAGAAAAATGTAACATGCTTTCACCTATATTCCGTTATAATTCAAGGTCGATTTTATAGTTGTATTGTATTTCGTGCAATGGTGAGTAAGGTCTTTTCATTGAACGGTAAAATATGAAAGTTAGTTGGGTTTTTGTGCAATTTTGCAAGATACAGGTGCAGGAAAAATGCAAGTATGATACATACAATATTAATTAGTGATTAAGTTGTGTACAATGGAGATAAATAATGAAAAGTTCATAGATGAAAATCACCATACTTTGAGTTTAGTAGTTGAAGTCTTGAAGAGATATTTATTAAGTTTAATGCTGatgactttttgtgttgatttaggATTTCGGGCAGTGTGATGTTAAAAGATGTACAGGACGCAAACTTGCTAGATTCGGATTGTTGAAAGTAAGTGTTGCAGTAGGATGTTTTAGTTTAATGCTTTGTTTTTATATAACACTGACACTGTTATCTTGACGATATAATTTGTGTTTGATGTTTGAACGGTTTTATGCAGGAGCTTCGGGTAGGAAATGGGTTTGGGGGTATTGCTTTAAGGTACCCAAGCTTTATCTCTAGCTCAAAGTTTTATGCAGCAACTAGTAATTAAACATTAAACATGTACAAAATTTTAGGGTGTGTTATGTATCTGTATTGATGCATTTTGGTTGTTACAGTCCTGTTGGACAGCAGTGCATTTCAAGGGAAGATTCAGACCTGATTACAAGGAAAGGGTTGGCGGTAGTAGATTGTTCTTGGGCACGTTTGGATGATGTACCTTTTACGAAGCTACGATGTGCTGCTCCCCGTCTGTGTAAGAATTTCAAACTGTATCTTTTCAAAATGCTGTTTTAAGTGAAGTTGAGAACAAAAAATTAGGGCTTGCTGTGAATGTGACacaattgatcaatcctaaatcAGATGCTAAAatctaatttaggaattgagtgcaatgaggggtggatggtggtgttgataatgtttttggaACTTATGATCGTCTTTTacttagattcaagtgatcaatcaccatgtcccggtcttgattgcattaccttgGCTCGATTATGATTGATACTTGGGCGTAGTCACAAGTAAATCACAAAGACCAGAGCAATTGCACAAaagcaacaacctaaaatgagaggccaaactccctatttataggtttaggATATTCGCGGAGTTAATGCTCGCGCAAAGGTAGCAGATCCACAATGTTTATGCGGGACATCTTCGCAATCTCAATTTATGCGGGCATCCGCAGTGCTATAGCGCATTACGCAATTGCTTGTTTATCTCCGCGGTTCTATTTGCACTTGTATTTGAATTGCCTTTTGctcttaaaatatacatatatatgcctatatatatgaTCAATAATAACTAATGCATACAGGTTCAATGTGTTTGTTGATGTCATATTTCTTGTAAATTGATAGATTTGTTTGTATACAGTACCATGGTTAGTGGCTGCAAATCCAGTAAATTACGGTCGACCATGCGAGCTATCTTGTGTTGAGGCGCTATCTGCAGGTTTAATTATATGGTAACTACCCCTACCTCTTTCTATTTTTGTACAATATCCATTACCATGGTTAAACATTAACATGGGTTGTAGTCACATTTCATAGATAGGGAAATGATTCACGATTCAAAGTGCTCTTTATCAGGTAACCTAAAAATAGAATAAGTTAACCCCGCTGAATTTACTTTATCCCCAATCTTTTAGTTATGTGTACTAAAAGGTTTATATCTCATTAACACTTTAAATTCTTCAAGAAAATAAGAGAACGGAAGAGGGATAATAAAGAAATTGGTTATACTTTAAGAGACTTTAGTTCCAAGAAAGCGTTAAAGTTGGAATGATTACTCTTAATTGTGAATGTTAGCCGCCACTAAGAACATCAAGAAAGTGTTTATGTCTTATGATATGTTCACAACACATTCTTACCATATTGACTCTTATGGGGAACAAATTTTTCACCAACAATCATTTCCTATACCATTTGAAAGACATGGTTTACAATGTGTATTTCTGATGTTAGCTGTAAAAAAGTTATGTATCAACTAATTACCATGTTTTTTGTTATAATTTATTCATTTGTATATTTTAATTGATTTATATTTCGATGCTTGTTTCTGACAGTGGCGAGGTAGAAAATGGTGAGTTGTTGCTAAGCAAGTTCAAGTGGGGCCATGCTTTCTTGTCTCTCAACAGGTATTTTAGTACATTCGGTACCCAATTTTTAGGTTATCGATGCTACGTTTTTGTTTTCAGATGCTTTAATCGATCTCATTAGCCAAGTAATATTGTACTTGCCACATGCTTTGAGAATAAGCATTACACTTGAGAATGTATATAATATGCAACTAAATCAGTATATAGGCTAACAGGTTACCGTAGACATGAAGAATGAGGAATTTTAACTTATTCTAAATTCACTGCTCTTTCGTGGTTTTTACTAACATACTGGTTAATTACTATAATGCCACGCTAGCAAGTTGAGTTGTAGATTGATTTCACAACAAAGAACATGAAATATATGTAACTCATTTATTAGACTTATGTTCAATAGAAACATGAACTTTGTGAGTATGGAAGATGTGGTGTTGTGTTATTTGTTGTGTTATGAGGTTTTTCCCGTCTGGTTAGCTAGGAGGGCAAGTATTTACAACTCTGATGTATGTGGCCTATACGAAACAGTCCGTGACCGTTAACCCAAATCTTCCCTGTCCACCCCAAGATTTGAACTATGCTATCTCTCGCAAGGAGTTCAGGCTCCCAACCATTGGGTTATCTTGGGATGGTTTGTGTTATTATATCTGGTTGAAGATGATATTTGTTACCATTTGATGTTGATGATGTCTCACAATGCAGGGAACTTTTGAAGGCATATTCCAAGTGCGAGAACAGTGCTGAGATTATCGCTGTCCAAAATTCCTGGCTATCTGAGCAAAGTTCTAATATTCCCAAAGTTTTGCCAAAAGGAGGAGGTATTCTCTACAGTTTCAGCTAGCATTGGCATGGTGACGAGAAACTGTGACAACTAGACTCAAATAATCAATCAATTTCTCTTCTTATACATATTACATCATTGAAAATAAATGTTTCCCTCTGCAAGCCTGTGCAGTCAATTGTTTTGTATTCATTTGTAAAAAGAAAATTTATTTTAGAACATGCCTAATGAAAACTGTATTTGTGATTAATAAATTTTGTTACTTTCAATAAATTGATTTAACATATAGTCAAACCAAGTGCGTGCTTTGTAATCTTCATGGTCAATTTACTCTATATGCTGACTCTTGGTCTTTTGTTTATACAGAAGTAGACAATGCAGACGATAGTGTAGATGAAAGATCGGATGATTCTGATGATGGACTTCCACCACTTGAACGAAATCTAAACCATATCACTTTAGAAGGCAGTGATACTGAAAGTGAGTAGTGTCAGTTGTAGTAGTTTTACCTTTGAGATCACTTAAAATATAGTTTTATTAGCTTATATTATGTTTTATAGATGGATGAATAGAACAACCACTAATGTTATTACATTGCTTAAAACTACAAAGTGTGCAACTTTTTGTTTATCCTCAAAACTTTCTTGCAAATTCCTTTCAGCATTTTAATTAATGTTTTCAATTCTTGAACCTAAGGTCAGTTTGTTCAAATATAGAAGGGTTTAATATGTCCGTTCTGCAAACCAGTGACCCAAAATCCCAAATGTCTATACTTTTTGCATGCGTAATACACAAATATACTGATACATCTTAGGCACAACTTCACAGATTGTAGCTGAAGACTACTGTAACACCATATACTACACGTCGTTAGATTAGTGTCAAACTCTGAGTTGGACAGATTAGTGTCAAAATTTGAGTTAGACAAATTTCAGGCACGTAACACCTGTTAGACTACAAATAACTCTGATTGTGAAGTTGAATCAATTGATACACTTTTTGATGAAAAAATGATTTTCTAACTGTGACGTTGCAATTAAATTAAAAAGTGGTGAGTGTTAAATTTGAGTAAGTGAAAGATTTTGGATGGTGTGGTAATATATGATTGGAAGTTgagtataaaataaatatatttataatataaaatttttgtGCACTCTGATTGGCTGAAAAAAATTGACGCTCACATTTTTTCCTTTAGCAGTGTGACGAACACCCCTCGGGCATCAGATTTGACGGTGCATTAGGGGTGTCAGATTTCGTGCCACATCACATGCCAACTCAGATTTAGGGGTTTTTGATTGTTGAGGTGTTGCCACGTTATTTGTGGTCTTACGGGGCGTCAGATTTTGACGATTATGGGGTGTTAGTTATATTTGCGACTGGCAAACACCCAATTTGATACCGATCATTTCTTGACACCtcgttgttctatatatatatatatatatatatatatatatatatatatatatatatatatatatatatatatattttccattTCACTCAATTTTCAATCATGTTTTACCAAAACGCCCATTTTTAAATGAATTATAACTATTCCCCAAAAAAAGAAACTTGCCAAAATGCCCTCGCAAGTCGCTGGGTAGCAGGTGATTTTGCGACGTTGCAATCGCTGGGTCGCAGGTGGTCTTACGACCTTGCGACTAGGCGCGACCAGACACGATTAAAAATTTTCAAATCGCGATAACTTTTAACCTGTAACTCGTATTTAGGCACCGTTTTTTTAAAGTGTGTAATTTTTAGAGATCTATATGTTTTTATTCCAAATTTTTATTCAGAAATCGACCGCACATTGCGAGTTGTGATTATATACAAATGTGTGATTTTCGAGTTGTATAATGTAGTTCAAATTGATTGAGGAGTTTCATTTAGTTTTAGTGAATAATAGTGGAGAATTAAACGAATTACAAATTAGAATGTTCTACAGGAACTTATGAGAGGTCAAAATGCGTTTGAAAGTCAAATCATCGAAAAACGGCAAAATTGAATGTCTTTGAGGCTGAATTTTGAAGATTTTTTACGACAAACCTGCCTTCggcggtttgccaacggatagatctcgaaaaaatacacgattaatatttcaaataaaaacaATGCCTAAATCGGAACTACAAGTAAAAAAATATGCCATTTCAAAGTTTAAACTTATTACTAGGCccgtgatcaatcctagattagaagcgggtggatggtggtgttgataatgtttttgggaccttatgatcgtctttcacttagattcaagtgatcaatcaccatgtcccggtcttgattgcattaccttAGCTCGATTATGATTGATACTTGGGTGTGGTCACAAGTGAATCACAAAAGACCAGAGCTattgcacagaatcaacaacctaaaatgagaggtcaAACTCTCTATTTATATCTTTGGAATATTCGCAGAA
Proteins encoded in this region:
- the LOC139861936 gene encoding uncharacterized protein translates to MGYNKSRKYKAQSSRTPQPNCEDESLPAHPESEEDSPVVSKIQLAMWDFGQCDVKRCTGRKLARFGLLKELRVGNGFGGIALSPVGQQCISREDSDLITRKGLAVVDCSWARLDDVPFTKLRCAAPRLLPWLVAANPVNYGRPCELSCVEALSAGLIICGEVENGELLLSKFKWGHAFLSLNRELLKAYSKCENSAEIIAVQNSWLSEQSSNIPKVLPKGGEVDNADDSVDERSDDSDDGLPPLERNLNHITLEGSDTESE